In Pseudoxanthomonas indica, the following are encoded in one genomic region:
- the iolG gene encoding inositol 2-dehydrogenase — MERIDVALIGAGRMGQVHGPNAANHPGLRLKYVVDPRPDAAAAMASRWGAQVAELDSALADPGIGGVLICSSTDQHLGHALAAVRAGKAVFCEKPIDLDLDKVRKAEPEFAGARFLLGFNRRFDPHFQALKRRLEAGEAGNLESLQLVNHDPAAPPPGFIPTSGGLFKDFTIHDLDLARWLLGEEPSEVFSSASCLVDPEIGRLGDVDTARTLLKTPTGKLCVISNTRRSGYGYDQRIEAYGSKGMLTAANVHANTVVTLNEQGVDAAPIHPNFAERYRAAYAGQLDHFAQVLHGRATAQAGYADGVAALVLAEACQESVRTGAPVRL, encoded by the coding sequence GTGGAGCGAATCGATGTAGCCCTGATCGGTGCCGGTCGGATGGGCCAGGTCCATGGACCCAATGCCGCCAACCACCCCGGCCTGCGGCTGAAGTACGTGGTGGACCCGCGCCCGGACGCGGCGGCCGCCATGGCCTCGCGCTGGGGTGCGCAGGTGGCGGAACTGGACAGCGCCCTGGCCGACCCCGGCATTGGTGGCGTGCTGATCTGCAGCTCCACCGACCAGCATCTGGGCCACGCGCTGGCTGCGGTGCGCGCGGGCAAGGCGGTGTTCTGCGAAAAGCCGATTGATCTGGACCTGGACAAGGTGCGCAAGGCCGAGCCGGAATTTGCCGGCGCGCGCTTCCTCCTCGGTTTCAACCGCCGCTTCGATCCGCATTTCCAGGCGCTCAAGCGCCGGCTGGAAGCGGGCGAGGCCGGCAACCTGGAATCGCTGCAGCTGGTCAACCATGATCCCGCCGCGCCGCCCCCGGGCTTCATTCCCACCAGCGGCGGGCTGTTCAAGGATTTCACCATCCACGATCTGGATCTGGCGCGCTGGCTGCTCGGCGAGGAGCCCAGCGAAGTCTTTTCCAGCGCCAGCTGCCTGGTGGACCCGGAAATCGGCCGGCTCGGCGACGTCGATACCGCGCGCACGTTGTTGAAGACGCCGACCGGCAAGCTCTGCGTTATCTCCAATACCCGCCGCAGTGGCTACGGCTACGACCAGCGCATCGAAGCCTACGGCTCCAAGGGCATGCTCACCGCCGCCAACGTGCACGCCAACACCGTGGTGACCTTGAACGAGCAAGGCGTGGACGCTGCGCCGATCCATCCCAATTTCGCCGAGCGTTATCGCGCCGCTTACGCCGGCCAGCTCGATCACTTCGCCCAGGTGCTGCATGGCCGGGCCACCGCGCAGGCCGGCTATGCCGACGGCGTGGCGGCGCTGGTGCTTGCCGAAGCCTGCCAGGAATCGGTGCGCACCGGCGCGCCCGTCCGTCTCTGA
- a CDS encoding phytase, translated as MRNWQFSGVAAAVVLALSSNMAQAQDAAKAAPVVTALGQTQATASGQTNDAILARDAAKPDKSTLIATAALGGLEIYDLSGKRLRSTPAGEVASLAIAADQPLGNKRVNVVAAIDTTGNFLRLFTQNGGTLTEVGARQLPLGFAAEGICLFRNPLDSSLHAFIVGDGGEVDQQIIFAQGDKLDARPVRRISLPSPLKQCVTDSHGHVYASEEAVGIWRFNADAEADVSATLIDAPRLGHIKEEVAGLAVHDGGKDAQWLFASDANAGRINVYDRSDDGAYLGSFQVSAPGSSDKLIEEPGLLNASSQAVGAKFPKGVLLVNDEADANTKLVSLADIGKAIGRDPGTAPAATAAPASKVVAVSARVETRFAGSYGDAADDPAIWAHPTDPGKSLVIATDKKAGLYLYDMQGQVVQFLADGKMNNVDLREGYELGGQKVVLVTASNRTDKSIAIYRLDTEQRKLINVADGVQPTGLGDPYGLCMYRSAKNGDTYVFINGDDTRKRQWRLNATPAGKVRAELVRDMTFDSQTEGCVADDETGALYVNEEDVAMWKLSAEPDGGDAKTAIARVANLPAVKDDLEGLGIYHLGNGRGYIVVSSQGNDTYAVFRLEGEHEYVGSFAVVADPVRGIDGISETDGLEVTSRNLGPGFEHGAMVAQDGRNVMPVENQNYKYVSWEDIAKALKLEMR; from the coding sequence ATGAGGAACTGGCAATTTTCGGGTGTGGCCGCAGCGGTGGTCCTGGCCTTGAGCAGCAACATGGCGCAGGCGCAGGACGCGGCCAAGGCAGCACCGGTGGTGACGGCGCTGGGGCAGACCCAGGCCACCGCCAGCGGGCAGACCAACGATGCGATCCTGGCGCGCGATGCCGCCAAGCCGGACAAGAGCACGCTGATCGCCACGGCCGCCCTGGGCGGACTGGAAATCTACGATCTGTCGGGCAAGCGTCTGCGCAGCACCCCGGCCGGTGAAGTGGCTTCGCTGGCGATTGCCGCGGATCAGCCGCTGGGCAACAAGCGGGTCAACGTGGTGGCGGCGATCGACACCACCGGCAATTTCCTGCGGCTGTTCACCCAGAACGGCGGCACGCTGACCGAAGTCGGCGCGCGTCAGTTACCGCTGGGTTTCGCCGCCGAAGGCATCTGCCTGTTCCGCAATCCGCTGGACAGCTCGTTGCACGCCTTCATCGTCGGCGACGGTGGCGAAGTGGATCAGCAGATCATCTTCGCCCAGGGCGACAAGCTGGATGCGCGCCCGGTGCGCCGCATCAGCCTGCCTTCGCCGCTCAAGCAATGCGTGACCGACAGCCATGGCCATGTCTACGCCTCGGAAGAAGCCGTGGGCATCTGGCGCTTCAACGCCGATGCCGAAGCCGATGTCTCCGCCACCTTGATCGACGCGCCGCGCCTGGGCCATATCAAGGAAGAAGTGGCCGGCCTGGCCGTGCATGACGGCGGCAAGGACGCGCAGTGGCTGTTTGCCTCCGATGCCAATGCCGGTCGCATCAATGTCTATGACCGTTCTGATGACGGCGCCTACCTGGGTTCGTTCCAGGTGTCCGCGCCGGGTTCCAGCGACAAGCTGATTGAAGAACCCGGCCTGCTCAACGCCAGCAGCCAGGCCGTGGGTGCGAAGTTCCCCAAGGGCGTGTTGCTGGTCAACGACGAAGCCGATGCCAACACCAAGCTGGTGTCGCTGGCCGACATCGGCAAGGCGATCGGCCGCGATCCCGGCACCGCACCGGCCGCCACCGCTGCACCGGCGAGCAAAGTCGTGGCCGTCAGCGCGCGGGTGGAAACCCGCTTTGCCGGCAGCTACGGCGATGCCGCCGATGACCCGGCGATCTGGGCCCACCCGACCGATCCGGGCAAGAGCCTGGTGATTGCCACCGACAAGAAGGCCGGTCTGTATCTGTATGACATGCAGGGCCAGGTGGTGCAGTTCCTGGCGGACGGCAAGATGAACAACGTCGACCTGCGCGAAGGCTATGAGCTGGGCGGGCAGAAGGTGGTGCTGGTCACCGCCAGCAACCGCACCGACAAGAGCATCGCCATCTATCGCCTGGACACCGAGCAGCGCAAGTTGATCAACGTGGCCGACGGCGTGCAGCCCACCGGCCTGGGCGACCCCTACGGCCTGTGCATGTACCGCAGCGCGAAGAACGGCGACACCTACGTCTTCATCAACGGCGATGACACCCGCAAGCGCCAGTGGCGGCTCAACGCCACCCCGGCCGGCAAGGTGCGCGCCGAGCTGGTGCGCGACATGACGTTCGACTCGCAGACCGAAGGCTGCGTGGCCGACGATGAAACCGGCGCGCTCTACGTCAACGAAGAAGACGTGGCGATGTGGAAGCTCTCGGCCGAACCCGATGGCGGCGATGCCAAGACCGCGATTGCGCGGGTGGCCAATCTGCCAGCGGTGAAGGACGATCTGGAAGGCCTGGGCATCTACCACCTGGGCAATGGCCGCGGCTACATCGTGGTCTCCAGCCAGGGCAACGACACCTATGCGGTGTTCCGCCTGGAAGGCGAGCATGAGTACGTGGGCTCGTTCGCGGTGGTCGCCGATCCGGTGCGCGGCATCGACGGCATCTCCGAGACCGACGGCCTGGAAGTGACCAGCCGCAACCTGGGCCCGGGCTTCGAACACGGCGCGATGGTGGCGCAGGACGGCCGCAACGTCATGCCGGTGGAGAACCAGAACTACAAGTATGTGTCGTGGGAAGACATCGCCAAGGCGCTGAAGCTGGAAATGCGCTGA
- the iolG gene encoding inositol 2-dehydrogenase, which produces MHKIALIGAGRIGRIHARNAALHPGLHLAGIVDPMEASAQSLAQEWNSSVISLDQALSDDSIDGVIIASSTDTHLDYSLRAAAAGKAIFCEKPIDQDLARAKSAAGQLSDARLLLAFNRRFDPNFQALKQRLDSGVVGTLESLQITSNDPSPPPPSYVAVSGGLFKDMAIHDFDMARWLLGEEVVEVFAAGSCLVDPEIGKLGDVDTARTLLRTASGRLCVIANSRRSGFGYDQRIEAYASAGMVRADNVTESTVQVWGENGAAADKFQNFFLDRYAEAYRREMDHFVDILEGGKPSVGYADGVAALALAEAAAESVVVGKAVKL; this is translated from the coding sequence ATGCACAAGATTGCCTTGATTGGCGCCGGCCGCATCGGCCGCATCCACGCCCGCAACGCGGCCCTGCACCCGGGCCTGCACCTGGCCGGCATCGTCGACCCCATGGAAGCCTCGGCGCAGTCGCTGGCGCAGGAATGGAACAGCAGCGTGATCAGCCTGGACCAGGCGCTGTCCGATGACAGCATCGATGGCGTGATCATCGCCAGCTCCACCGACACCCACCTGGACTACAGCCTGCGCGCCGCGGCGGCGGGCAAGGCGATTTTCTGCGAGAAGCCGATTGATCAGGATCTGGCGCGTGCGAAGTCGGCAGCCGGCCAATTGTCGGATGCCCGCCTGCTGCTCGCCTTCAACCGTCGCTTCGATCCCAACTTCCAGGCGCTCAAGCAGCGGCTGGACAGCGGCGTGGTCGGCACGCTGGAAAGCCTGCAAATCACGTCCAACGATCCCAGCCCGCCGCCACCGTCCTATGTCGCCGTCTCCGGCGGCCTGTTCAAGGACATGGCCATCCACGACTTCGACATGGCACGTTGGCTGCTGGGTGAGGAAGTGGTGGAAGTCTTCGCCGCCGGCAGCTGCCTGGTGGATCCGGAAATCGGCAAGCTCGGCGACGTCGACACCGCGCGCACGCTGCTGCGCACGGCATCAGGCCGCCTGTGTGTGATCGCCAACAGCCGCCGCTCCGGCTTCGGCTACGACCAGCGCATCGAGGCCTATGCCTCGGCCGGCATGGTGCGTGCCGACAACGTCACCGAGTCCACGGTGCAGGTGTGGGGCGAGAACGGCGCGGCGGCGGACAAGTTCCAGAATTTCTTCCTGGATCGCTACGCCGAAGCGTATCGGCGCGAGATGGATCATTTCGTCGACATTCTGGAAGGCGGCAAGCCGTCGGTGGGGTATGCCGATGGTGTGGCGGCGCTGGCGCTGGCTGAAGCGGCGGCGGAGTCGGTGGTGGTGGGGAAGGCGGTGAAGCTCTGA
- a CDS encoding histidine-type phosphatase: MNQSDTLSRGPRHHGYVAAALALLLTACTHSGSPAPADAASAADAAASASTVAADAPLKLERVVMLMRHGVRPPTKAKVTPEGMADQPWPTWSVDFGELTQHGYDAVKLVGQWDHANWVKRGLLPAQGCPTAGEIEVAASSKSRTQATARALVEGMWADCKVAVTYPATPDADVEFHPIDAGAMPMDADEAYRAVQALAPPGGMEQEVKNRAALFALLNKALGCCAPKFCESQGKPKGCDMSQMAPGIVRNEDDRPDVGDPFGLASTVSQTFLLEYLEGMPMKDVAWGRLSREEIETLLEFHSIKFYYEGRAPYVAARAASPLASRMLGAMEKGPKLTVLVGHDTNIADLGGFLDLHWTVPGYPRDDPPPGGAIGFEVLADAEGKRFVRAFYRSQNMPQVRELQVLSDANPASYTYLEIPGCAEKCTLEEFGTLVRGKLVAPIKPIAE; encoded by the coding sequence ATGAATCAATCCGACACCTTGTCGCGCGGCCCGCGCCATCATGGATATGTCGCCGCCGCTCTGGCTCTGCTGCTGACGGCCTGCACGCACAGTGGCTCGCCGGCACCGGCAGACGCCGCGTCCGCCGCCGATGCCGCTGCCAGCGCATCAACGGTTGCGGCCGACGCACCGCTCAAGCTCGAACGCGTGGTGATGCTGATGCGCCACGGCGTGCGCCCGCCGACCAAGGCCAAGGTGACGCCCGAAGGCATGGCCGATCAGCCGTGGCCGACATGGTCGGTGGATTTCGGCGAGCTGACCCAGCACGGCTACGACGCGGTCAAGTTGGTGGGGCAGTGGGACCATGCCAACTGGGTCAAGCGCGGCCTGCTGCCGGCGCAGGGTTGTCCGACTGCGGGCGAGATTGAGGTCGCAGCAAGTTCCAAGTCGCGCACCCAGGCCACCGCGCGCGCGCTGGTCGAAGGCATGTGGGCCGACTGCAAGGTGGCGGTGACCTATCCGGCCACGCCGGACGCCGACGTGGAATTCCACCCCATCGATGCCGGCGCCATGCCGATGGATGCTGACGAGGCCTATCGCGCCGTGCAGGCGCTGGCGCCGCCAGGCGGCATGGAGCAGGAAGTAAAGAACCGAGCCGCCCTGTTCGCCCTGCTCAACAAGGCGCTGGGCTGCTGCGCGCCGAAGTTCTGCGAGAGCCAGGGCAAGCCCAAGGGCTGCGACATGTCGCAGATGGCGCCGGGCATCGTCCGCAATGAAGACGATCGACCCGACGTGGGCGATCCCTTTGGCCTGGCCTCCACCGTCAGCCAGACCTTCCTGCTCGAATACCTGGAAGGCATGCCGATGAAAGACGTGGCTTGGGGCCGCCTCAGCCGCGAAGAGATCGAGACCCTGCTGGAGTTCCACTCCATCAAGTTCTACTACGAAGGCCGCGCCCCCTACGTAGCCGCGCGCGCCGCCTCACCGCTGGCCTCGCGCATGCTCGGCGCGATGGAGAAGGGCCCCAAGCTGACCGTGCTGGTGGGGCATGACACCAACATCGCGGATCTGGGGGGCTTCCTGGATCTGCACTGGACCGTGCCGGGATATCCGCGCGACGACCCGCCGCCGGGTGGCGCGATTGGTTTCGAAGTGTTGGCCGATGCGGAGGGCAAGCGATTCGTGCGTGCGTTCTACCGCTCGCAGAACATGCCGCAGGTGCGCGAGCTGCAGGTGCTGAGTGATGCCAACCCGGCTTCGTATACCTACCTGGAGATTCCGGGATGTGCGGAGAAGTGCACGTTGGAGGAGTTCGGCACGTTGGTGCGGGGGAAGTTGGTGGCGCCGATCAAGCCGATTGCGGAGTGA
- a CDS encoding DUF429 domain-containing protein produces MHIIAGVDLAWMGTRNPTAVAVGRFRPGIVELTSVVEGLYGTRTVIEALDGIADLHGVAIDGPLIIRNEAGQRECERKIGVTYGARKASCHTSNLGRFPDAAGTQLSLHLAEAGFRHLASSDQKWQLECYPHPALIEIFGLPERLAYKKGTVLQKRSGQIALCNLVRSLENSVILRLRVPDALCRYLDTERISALRGDQLKHNEDVLDSIVCMYVGALFQSGQDQTVFGSPVDGYIYVPTRRCI; encoded by the coding sequence ATGCACATCATTGCTGGTGTAGATCTTGCTTGGATGGGCACGCGAAATCCAACGGCTGTTGCTGTCGGAAGATTTCGGCCAGGCATTGTCGAGCTCACGTCGGTGGTCGAAGGTCTCTATGGGACTCGAACCGTTATCGAGGCGCTCGATGGCATCGCGGACCTGCACGGCGTCGCCATTGATGGACCGCTAATCATCAGAAATGAAGCAGGCCAACGGGAATGTGAAAGGAAGATTGGTGTGACCTACGGTGCAAGAAAGGCTTCGTGTCACACGTCAAATCTAGGTCGATTTCCGGATGCAGCTGGAACACAGCTGTCATTGCATCTGGCAGAGGCTGGATTTCGACACCTTGCATCGTCGGATCAGAAATGGCAGCTTGAGTGCTACCCGCATCCCGCGTTAATCGAGATATTCGGGCTGCCGGAAAGGTTGGCGTACAAGAAGGGGACTGTGCTTCAGAAGCGATCTGGCCAGATCGCACTTTGTAATCTAGTCCGTTCACTCGAAAATTCGGTCATCTTGCGCTTACGCGTGCCTGACGCGCTTTGCCGCTATCTAGATACAGAGCGAATCAGTGCGTTGCGAGGTGACCAGCTGAAGCACAATGAGGACGTTCTTGACTCCATTGTGTGCATGTACGTTGGCGCGCTATTCCAGTCAGGACAAGATCAAACTGTTTTTGGGAGTCCAGTGGACGGCTACATCTATGTCCCCACGAGGCGTTGCATCTAA
- a CDS encoding TonB-dependent receptor codes for MRKIHRNALTVIILSNLAAMAAAPAYAQDAAAQSTPQQQGSDVTQLETVEVTGRRAADRAAIDDKRYADAQVDAIRSDDVGRLPDQNVAEAVRRLPGVTTVNDQGEGRYLTVRGVSPDLLNVTLNGQTAPAPEPDGRQVKLDDIPSALIGAVTVSKTLTADMDANAIAGQVNIETLSAFDREGTFGTFRGAYGYNDLNSENPYEFDGSFGGRFGADKQFGAVFALNYSNRKIGTQNIQNTGDWIEVDGQTVPEGLDLRQYNTDRTRSGAVANFDWRPNDDTKVFLRFVYSKYEDSETRDRFAIEMDEDGISPTSATAGTFVDGEGIRALRTRAENTSTFTTSTGAEFKFANDAKLNAELTYSRANKRDPHRDEWGFTQGDISGSYGLGGDEFSVVPNGPEAYDASLYEPDFWEPESRKAVEDLYQARVDYTLPIELGDGSDLQFGVKYLHRKKTNDQNGEAWEYDDGPLLLSDVQGKPLGSVFGGRYRFGPTIDGPSANAYFNSHTGEFEEDEEGTLATTLAADYRITEKITAAYAMGRLRFGDFTLIPGVRVERTEGDYAAIAFDVETTGIDQSYNTFGKRSYTDWFPGLTVRYDVGDNLVFRGAATRAIGRPNYESLAPFVQIEGASEGEPEVSMGNPNLKPLYSNNFDLSVEYYVGNRGVLSAAAFYKDIKNPIYETTRTGQDGVFGGQTLTDAEVGTWTNAEKATVSGIEFNAQYELSMLPAPFDGLSVGANMTFVDSEAEGLPGRDDKVPLLNQSDRVASAQISYEKYGFAARIAYTYRSPQLNEVNEEVASGDVYLDKLDSWDARVSYDFSPGFTVFLEGSNLNDAAMRTYVGYRNRLGEKEIYGWTARMGLSFKF; via the coding sequence ATGCGGAAGATCCACCGTAATGCGCTGACAGTAATCATCTTGAGCAACCTGGCGGCGATGGCCGCGGCACCTGCCTACGCGCAGGACGCCGCTGCACAGAGCACGCCGCAACAGCAGGGGAGCGACGTCACCCAGCTGGAAACCGTGGAAGTGACCGGCCGCCGCGCCGCCGATCGCGCCGCGATAGATGACAAACGCTATGCCGATGCACAGGTTGACGCGATCCGTTCGGACGATGTCGGCCGCCTGCCGGATCAGAACGTGGCCGAGGCCGTGCGCCGGCTGCCGGGCGTCACCACCGTCAACGACCAGGGCGAAGGCCGCTACCTGACCGTGCGCGGCGTGTCGCCGGACCTGCTCAACGTGACCCTCAATGGCCAGACCGCGCCCGCGCCGGAACCGGACGGCCGCCAGGTCAAGCTCGATGACATCCCCTCGGCGCTGATTGGTGCGGTGACGGTGTCCAAGACGCTGACCGCCGACATGGATGCCAACGCCATCGCCGGCCAGGTCAACATCGAGACGCTGAGCGCCTTCGATCGCGAGGGCACCTTCGGTACGTTCCGCGGCGCCTACGGCTACAACGATTTGAACAGCGAGAACCCGTACGAGTTCGACGGCTCGTTCGGTGGCCGCTTCGGCGCCGACAAGCAGTTCGGTGCGGTGTTCGCGCTGAACTACTCCAACCGCAAGATCGGCACCCAGAACATCCAGAACACCGGTGACTGGATTGAAGTGGACGGCCAGACCGTGCCGGAAGGCCTGGACCTGCGCCAGTACAACACCGATCGCACGCGCAGCGGCGCGGTCGCCAACTTCGACTGGCGCCCGAACGACGACACCAAGGTGTTCCTGCGCTTCGTGTACTCCAAGTACGAAGACTCCGAGACCCGTGATCGCTTCGCCATCGAGATGGACGAGGACGGCATCAGCCCCACCAGCGCCACCGCCGGCACCTTCGTCGATGGCGAGGGCATCCGCGCCCTGCGTACCCGCGCCGAGAACACCAGCACCTTCACCACCAGCACCGGTGCCGAGTTCAAGTTCGCCAACGATGCCAAGTTGAATGCCGAGCTGACCTACTCGCGCGCCAACAAGCGCGACCCGCACCGCGACGAATGGGGTTTCACCCAGGGCGACATCAGCGGCAGCTATGGCCTGGGCGGCGACGAGTTCTCGGTCGTCCCCAATGGTCCGGAAGCCTACGACGCCAGCCTGTACGAGCCGGATTTCTGGGAGCCCGAGTCGCGCAAGGCGGTCGAGGATCTCTACCAGGCACGCGTGGACTACACCCTGCCGATCGAGCTGGGTGACGGTTCGGACCTGCAGTTTGGCGTGAAGTACCTGCATCGCAAGAAGACCAATGATCAGAACGGCGAAGCCTGGGAATACGACGATGGCCCGCTGCTGCTCTCCGATGTGCAGGGCAAACCGCTGGGTAGCGTATTCGGCGGACGTTACAGATTTGGTCCCACGATCGACGGTCCTTCGGCCAATGCCTACTTCAACAGCCACACCGGCGAGTTCGAAGAGGACGAAGAGGGCACCCTGGCCACCACCCTGGCTGCCGATTACCGCATCACCGAGAAGATCACCGCCGCCTACGCCATGGGCCGCCTGCGCTTTGGCGACTTCACCCTGATTCCGGGTGTGCGCGTGGAGCGGACCGAGGGTGACTACGCGGCGATTGCCTTCGACGTGGAGACCACCGGCATCGACCAGAGCTACAACACCTTCGGCAAGCGCAGCTACACCGACTGGTTCCCGGGCCTGACCGTGCGTTACGACGTTGGCGACAACCTGGTGTTCCGCGGTGCGGCCACCCGCGCCATCGGCCGCCCGAACTACGAGTCGCTGGCGCCGTTCGTGCAGATTGAAGGCGCCAGCGAAGGCGAGCCCGAAGTGTCGATGGGCAACCCCAACCTGAAGCCGCTGTACTCCAACAACTTCGATCTGTCGGTGGAGTACTACGTCGGCAACCGTGGCGTGCTCTCGGCGGCGGCGTTCTACAAGGACATCAAGAACCCGATCTACGAGACCACCCGCACCGGCCAGGACGGCGTGTTCGGCGGCCAGACCCTGACCGATGCCGAAGTCGGCACCTGGACCAACGCCGAGAAGGCCACGGTCAGCGGTATCGAGTTCAACGCCCAGTACGAACTGAGCATGCTGCCGGCGCCGTTCGATGGCCTCAGCGTCGGCGCGAACATGACCTTCGTGGATTCCGAGGCCGAAGGCCTGCCGGGCCGCGATGACAAGGTGCCGCTGCTCAACCAGTCCGACCGCGTGGCCTCGGCGCAGATTTCGTACGAGAAGTACGGCTTCGCCGCCCGCATCGCCTACACCTATCGTTCGCCGCAGTTGAACGAGGTCAACGAGGAAGTGGCCTCGGGCGATGTCTACCTGGACAAGCTGGACTCCTGGGATGCGCGCGTGAGCTACGACTTCAGCCCGGGCTTCACCGTGTTCCTGGAAGGCAGCAACCTCAATGACGCCGCCATGCGCACCTACGTGGGTTACCGCAATCGCCTCGGCGAGAAGGAAATCTACGGCTGGACCGCGCGCATGGGTTTGAGTTTCAAGTTCTGA